From a region of the Phoenix dactylifera cultivar Barhee BC4 unplaced genomic scaffold, palm_55x_up_171113_PBpolish2nd_filt_p 000490F, whole genome shotgun sequence genome:
- the LOC120106212 gene encoding uncharacterized protein At4g14342 isoform X2 — protein sequence MQASDRFNINSQLEHLQAKYVGTGHADLNRFEWAVNIQRDSYASYIGHYPLLAYFAIAENESIGRERYNFMQKMLLPCGLPPEREED from the exons GCCAGCGACAGGTTTAACATTAATTCTCAGCTTGAGCATCTTCAGGCTAAGTATGTTGGTACAGGGCATGCTGACTTGAATAGATT TGAATGGGCAGTAAACATCCAACGTGATAGTTATGCATCATATATTGGCCACTACCCCCTCTTGGCATATTTCGCCATTGCTGAAAATGAATCCATTGGAAGAGAACGCTACAATTTTATGCAG AAAATGCTGTTGCCTTGTGGACTTCCTCCCGAGAGAGAAGAGGATTGA